One window of Flavobacteriales bacterium genomic DNA carries:
- a CDS encoding MarC family protein translates to MEITHVLKAFLVLFAVIDIIGGIPVILQVREKAGKIYPARATIVSGSIMIVFLYLGETILSFLGIDVNSFAVAGSLVLFFIALEMTLGIRLFKEDTSAPGLSEDPKVYSIVPLAFPVIAGSGTITTVLSLRAEFTRPEILVAIILNMVVVVTVLLLTNRIERMLGRVGLIVLRKAFGVILLAISVKLFAGNITYLFPG, encoded by the coding sequence ATGGAAATAACCCACGTGCTCAAAGCGTTCCTCGTGCTCTTCGCGGTGATCGACATCATCGGCGGCATCCCGGTGATCCTGCAGGTGCGGGAGAAGGCGGGTAAGATCTACCCGGCGCGGGCCACCATCGTCAGCGGCAGCATTATGATCGTGTTCCTCTATCTGGGGGAGACCATCCTGTCCTTCCTCGGCATCGACGTGAACTCGTTCGCCGTGGCCGGCTCCCTGGTGTTGTTCTTCATCGCGCTGGAAATGACCTTGGGCATCCGCCTGTTCAAGGAGGACACCTCAGCCCCGGGATTGAGCGAAGACCCCAAGGTCTACAGCATCGTTCCTTTGGCCTTTCCGGTGATCGCCGGTTCAGGGACCATCACCACCGTGCTTTCACTGCGCGCGGAATTCACCCGCCCGGAGATCCTGGTGGCGATCATCCTGAACATGGTCGTGGTGGTGACCGTGCTGCTGCTCACCAATCGCATCGAGCGCATGCTCGGGCGCGTAGGCCTCATTGTCCTGCGCAAGGCCTTCGGCGTGATCCTCCTGGCCATCAGCGTAAAGCTTTTCGCGGGGAACATCACGTACCTCTTCCCGGGTTGA
- a CDS encoding phosphopeptide-binding protein: protein MKTPKKTMKKQTLPLLTLLLLAACGNPPQDTPPPPPPMDTTAAVPTERPDVVAPSDATIKLVAAPPATQFPDADLKLDTLIPNNKKMDAEYKFTVNGFELKAQTPDAGTRGCANSKDGQHIHFILNNAPYKAEYNSDFTEKANPGRNVALCFLSRSYHESLKNNKAVVVKEFTMPGKDSLIAGDVTKDPTLFYSRPKGDYKQLDGDKMLLDFYLLNTDLTDKGYSVRATIDGKVWTINKWDAYFIEGLELGKHTVRLELVDGNGTLVPGPFNDSGVREFNYLGS from the coding sequence ATGAAAACCCCGAAGAAGACAATGAAGAAACAGACCTTGCCCTTGCTCACCCTTCTGCTGCTGGCCGCCTGCGGCAACCCTCCCCAGGATACACCACCGCCACCGCCACCTATGGATACTACGGCTGCTGTGCCTACTGAGCGGCCCGACGTAGTGGCTCCCTCAGATGCCACTATAAAACTCGTAGCCGCTCCTCCGGCGACCCAGTTCCCGGACGCGGACCTGAAATTGGACACGCTCATCCCGAACAACAAGAAAATGGATGCGGAGTACAAGTTCACGGTGAACGGATTCGAGCTGAAGGCCCAGACACCCGACGCCGGAACGCGCGGCTGTGCCAACAGCAAGGATGGGCAGCACATCCACTTCATCCTCAACAACGCACCCTACAAGGCCGAATACAATTCGGACTTCACAGAGAAGGCGAACCCCGGCCGGAACGTGGCCCTCTGCTTCCTAAGCCGCAGCTATCACGAAAGCCTGAAGAACAACAAGGCCGTGGTGGTGAAGGAGTTCACCATGCCGGGAAAGGACTCGTTGATCGCCGGCGATGTCACCAAAGACCCCACCCTCTTCTACAGCCGACCTAAGGGCGATTACAAGCAGTTGGACGGCGACAAAATGCTGCTGGACTTCTACTTGCTGAACACCGACCTCACAGACAAGGGTTACAGCGTACGCGCTACCATCGACGGGAAGGTATGGACGATCAACAAGTGGGACGCCTACTTCATCGAGGGCCTCGAACTGGGCAAGCACACCGTTCGCTTGGAGCTGGTGGACGGCAACGGGACGTTGGTGCCCGGCCCCTTCAATGACAGCGGCGTACGCGAGTTCAACTACTTGGGCAGCTAA
- the rnhA gene encoding ribonuclease HI yields MKIIIHTDGAASGNPGPGGFGAVLEAGNHRKELWGGFRRTTNNRMELLAVIAALEALKGEGHEVTIVSDSKYVVDSVEKGWVFGWEKKGFAKKKNPDLWKRFLKVYPKNKVRFQWIKGHAGHPLNELCDRLAVAAREQHGLPADEAFERSEGTGKDIFAP; encoded by the coding sequence ATGAAGATCATCATCCATACCGACGGCGCGGCCAGCGGCAACCCCGGTCCCGGCGGTTTCGGCGCTGTGCTGGAGGCTGGCAACCATCGCAAAGAACTTTGGGGCGGATTCCGGCGCACCACCAACAACCGCATGGAGCTGCTCGCGGTGATCGCGGCCTTGGAGGCCCTGAAGGGCGAAGGGCATGAGGTCACCATTGTGAGCGATAGCAAATACGTGGTGGATTCCGTGGAGAAGGGCTGGGTGTTCGGCTGGGAGAAGAAGGGGTTCGCGAAAAAGAAAAACCCGGACCTGTGGAAGCGGTTTCTCAAGGTGTACCCCAAGAACAAGGTGCGGTTCCAGTGGATCAAAGGCCATGCAGGGCATCCGCTGAACGAGCTGTGCGACCGCTTGGCGGTAGCTGCACGTGAGCAGCACGGACTGCCAGCTGATGAGGCATTCGAGCGGTCAGAGGGAACAGGCAAGGATATATTCGCCCCGTGA
- the purN gene encoding phosphoribosylglycinamide formyltransferase, with product MVRIAILASGSGTNAQQLMGHFQGHATAEVVLICSDKPRAGVAQRAWDMGVPCYLFNGAALKDGTLLHELEAYRIDLVVLAGFMRLIPVEMVLAFPDRITNIHPALLPKYGGKGMFGEHVHKAVLAAGEKESGITIHLVNERYDEGQVLFQAACPVLPEDDADALAARIHAMEHAHYPAVVEGIVNSIRDKTVE from the coding sequence ATGGTACGCATCGCCATCCTCGCATCCGGTTCCGGAACCAACGCGCAACAGCTGATGGGGCACTTCCAAGGCCACGCAACTGCGGAAGTGGTCTTGATCTGTAGTGACAAGCCCCGTGCGGGCGTGGCGCAGCGCGCTTGGGACATGGGCGTGCCGTGTTACCTCTTTAACGGCGCGGCTTTGAAGGACGGCACGTTGCTGCACGAACTGGAAGCCTATCGCATCGACCTGGTCGTACTGGCCGGTTTTATGCGCTTGATCCCGGTCGAAATGGTCCTCGCCTTCCCGGACCGGATCACCAACATCCATCCCGCGTTGCTTCCGAAGTACGGCGGCAAGGGCATGTTCGGAGAGCATGTCCATAAGGCCGTGCTGGCCGCCGGAGAGAAAGAGAGCGGCATCACCATCCACTTGGTGAATGAAAGGTACGATGAGGGCCAAGTGCTCTTTCAAGCTGCCTGTCCGGTGCTTCCAGAAGATGATGCTGATGCACTTGCCGCACGGATCCATGCTATGGAACATGCGCATTATCCTGCGGTGGTGGAGGGTATTGTGAACAGCATCCGCGACAAGACGGTGGAATAA
- a CDS encoding type II toxin-antitoxin system HicA family toxin — protein sequence MSKLPIVDARTFERILLRWGFQVVRQKGSHVFYRHPDGRYTTLPHHKGQDISRPLIRKILNEIQAIPDEFVRAATQD from the coding sequence ATGAGCAAATTGCCGATCGTGGATGCAAGGACATTTGAACGCATCCTGCTCAGATGGGGCTTCCAGGTCGTGCGACAGAAAGGGAGTCATGTTTTCTACCGACATCCTGATGGGCGCTACACTACACTTCCTCATCATAAGGGCCAGGACATCAGCAGGCCGTTGATCCGGAAGATCCTGAATGAAATACAAGCGATACCGGACGAGTTCGTTCGCGCTGCGACCCAAGATTGA
- a CDS encoding thiol protease/hemagglutinin PrtT, whose amino-acid sequence MRTFTPLFPPPIERFRATVAALLLAIALIWAGSLKAAQVGESTARDVAVHVLRERSASFLATRSSDLQLVYTKTGSASGQSAAPVYFRVFNAEGQGFVIVSGDDLVMPVLGYSTERAFPSGSLAQNVAKWLEGYAGEIQAAIEAEGPAVQAVAVAWQEAISGVHADRDTEGVNPLVQTMWDQSPNVNAMCPGGSVTGCVATAMAQVMKYHNHPAQGAGLHSYNEPHYGTLSANFGATTYNWTAMPNTVSGPNNAVATLMYHCGVGVDMNYTPQVSGAWVISSHSPGTENNAEFALRTYFGYDQGMQGIARDNYSEQQWTNLLKTELDASRPIIYDGFGSGGGHCFVCDGYDDSNYFHFNWGWGGQVNGYFTVGALNPGSTGTGGGDGGYNSGQEAIIGIKPATGGGGGGGTGQLSTLALYNYVSPTSSTLYYGQGFTVSTNIVNNGTSAFSGDYAAAVFDASSNFYGFVQELDGNNLPAGYAYNNDIQFTTTGLFSMLPGDYVIAILYRPTGGEWVLVADNGGYTNLTPVSVINPNDIEIANAITVTPGTSLTQGGQISVNLNVENDGAATFVGQYGVALYNLDGSWAQDVGVLNETNGLPSGYSYLAPYLTFGPVSVTVPPGTYLLAAQHNPNNSGWQLTGSSYFANPVFVTVTAAPIQGDPYEVNNNAGQAYSLPVNFSGNSATVSTPGSNLHNETDQDFYKVVLPGGNNYAITARIHDSWNSGNGNSYSLDGVWAWSADGNSWSSAYDDVMPGNIVVYGGGTVWFQVAPYFAGGMGTYLLDLHILRGANVGIDEDPALGAIAVHPNPAKDKLTIDLSGFPGTLESVQLVDMQGRTVLDKGTFTGLRDQAIVDVSAVPEGAYLLRMGTDKGVRNERLIIAR is encoded by the coding sequence ATGAGAACTTTTACCCCGTTGTTCCCTCCTCCCATCGAGCGTTTCCGCGCCACGGTCGCGGCCTTGCTCTTGGCCATCGCGCTCATTTGGGCGGGTTCGCTCAAGGCGGCACAGGTGGGTGAAAGCACCGCCCGCGACGTTGCGGTCCATGTTCTTCGTGAGCGCAGCGCCTCGTTCTTGGCCACGCGAAGCTCCGATCTGCAACTGGTGTACACGAAGACCGGTAGTGCTTCCGGGCAGTCCGCTGCTCCGGTCTACTTCCGTGTGTTCAACGCCGAAGGCCAGGGCTTCGTGATCGTGTCCGGTGATGATCTGGTGATGCCGGTGCTCGGTTATTCCACGGAGCGGGCTTTCCCATCGGGCAGCTTGGCGCAGAACGTGGCGAAGTGGCTCGAGGGCTATGCCGGGGAGATCCAAGCGGCGATCGAGGCGGAAGGCCCTGCGGTACAAGCGGTTGCCGTGGCGTGGCAGGAGGCCATCAGCGGTGTGCATGCCGACCGTGACACCGAAGGCGTGAACCCATTGGTACAGACGATGTGGGACCAGTCGCCCAACGTGAACGCGATGTGCCCCGGCGGGTCCGTGACCGGATGCGTGGCTACCGCGATGGCGCAGGTGATGAAGTACCATAACCACCCTGCACAGGGAGCTGGCCTTCATTCCTACAACGAGCCGCACTACGGCACGCTTTCGGCAAACTTCGGGGCCACCACCTATAACTGGACCGCCATGCCCAACACGGTGAGCGGCCCTAACAACGCCGTGGCCACCTTGATGTACCACTGCGGCGTGGGCGTGGACATGAATTACACCCCACAGGTGAGCGGTGCCTGGGTGATCAGCAGCCACAGCCCCGGTACTGAGAATAATGCGGAATTCGCCCTGAGGACCTACTTCGGCTATGACCAGGGCATGCAGGGCATTGCACGCGACAATTACAGCGAGCAGCAGTGGACCAACCTGCTCAAGACCGAGCTGGACGCGAGCCGACCGATCATCTACGACGGCTTTGGTTCAGGCGGTGGGCACTGCTTCGTCTGTGATGGCTACGATGACAGCAATTACTTCCACTTCAACTGGGGATGGGGCGGACAGGTGAACGGCTATTTCACCGTAGGCGCCCTCAACCCGGGGTCCACCGGGACCGGTGGCGGCGATGGCGGCTATAACAGCGGCCAGGAAGCGATCATCGGCATCAAGCCCGCGACAGGCGGCGGCGGTGGAGGAGGGACCGGCCAGTTGAGCACGTTGGCACTGTATAACTACGTGAGCCCGACCTCTTCCACACTGTACTATGGCCAAGGCTTTACCGTCTCCACCAACATCGTGAACAATGGCACCTCCGCGTTCAGTGGTGATTATGCCGCCGCGGTGTTCGACGCGTCGAGCAACTTCTATGGCTTCGTTCAGGAGCTCGATGGCAACAACCTGCCGGCCGGTTACGCCTACAACAACGACATCCAGTTCACCACCACCGGTCTGTTCAGCATGCTGCCGGGCGACTATGTGATCGCGATCCTCTACCGGCCCACCGGCGGTGAATGGGTGCTCGTGGCGGACAATGGCGGCTATACCAACCTGACCCCGGTGAGCGTGATCAACCCGAATGACATCGAGATCGCAAACGCCATCACCGTAACGCCCGGCACCTCATTGACGCAAGGAGGGCAGATCTCGGTGAACCTGAACGTGGAGAACGACGGGGCGGCCACCTTCGTCGGCCAATACGGTGTGGCCCTCTACAACTTGGACGGATCCTGGGCGCAGGATGTCGGCGTGCTGAACGAGACGAACGGGCTGCCGAGCGGATACTCCTATCTTGCCCCGTACCTCACCTTCGGACCCGTGAGCGTCACGGTACCGCCCGGTACCTATTTGTTGGCGGCGCAGCACAATCCGAACAATTCGGGATGGCAGCTCACGGGTTCCAGCTATTTCGCCAATCCCGTCTTTGTAACCGTTACCGCTGCCCCCATCCAAGGCGACCCGTACGAGGTGAACAACAATGCCGGTCAGGCTTATTCCCTGCCGGTGAATTTCTCCGGTAACAGCGCCACGGTGAGCACCCCGGGATCCAACCTGCACAACGAGACCGATCAGGACTTCTACAAGGTGGTGCTGCCAGGGGGCAACAACTATGCGATCACGGCACGCATCCACGACTCTTGGAACAGCGGCAATGGGAACAGCTACTCGCTGGACGGTGTCTGGGCCTGGTCCGCGGACGGCAACTCCTGGTCCTCGGCGTATGACGACGTGATGCCCGGGAACATCGTGGTGTATGGTGGTGGCACGGTCTGGTTCCAGGTGGCCCCATACTTCGCAGGAGGAATGGGCACATATCTGCTGGACCTCCATATTCTGCGCGGTGCCAACGTGGGCATTGATGAAGATCCGGCCCTTGGGGCGATCGCAGTGCACCCCAACCCGGCAAAGGATAAGCTCACCATCGACCTAAGCGGCTTCCCGGGAACACTGGAGAGCGTGCAACTGGTCGACATGCAAGGAAGGACAGTGTTGGACAAGGGGACGTTCACTGGCCTACGTGATCAGGCCATCGTGGATGTGTCCGCCGTGCCCGAAGGTGCCTACCTCCTACGCATGGGCACCGATAAGGGCGTGCGCAACGAACGTTTGATCATCGCCCGATGA
- a CDS encoding GxxExxY protein, whose product MTENELAEVAVEAAFRVHREVGPGLLEHAYVKCMHHELLEMGIATKLEHSVPLVYKGANMGAGYRLDLWLEDKLIIEAKTVETTLPIHQAQLMAYLKLTGNKLGLLMNFNVKLMKNGIERWANGMPE is encoded by the coding sequence ATGACGGAGAATGAACTGGCCGAGGTTGCGGTAGAGGCTGCGTTCCGCGTGCATAGGGAGGTAGGTCCCGGTTTGCTGGAGCATGCGTATGTGAAATGTATGCACCACGAGTTGCTTGAAATGGGTATTGCGACAAAGCTGGAACATTCCGTTCCGCTAGTGTACAAAGGGGCGAACATGGGCGCGGGCTACCGCTTGGACCTATGGCTTGAGGACAAGTTGATCATCGAAGCCAAGACTGTCGAGACGACCCTGCCGATCCACCAGGCACAACTGATGGCCTATCTGAAACTCACGGGCAATAAGCTGGGCCTGCTGATGAACTTCAACGTCAAGCTGATGAAGAACGGGATCGAACGCTGGGCGAACGGGATGCCCGAATAG
- a CDS encoding type II toxin-antitoxin system HicB family antitoxin, whose product MRNIQFTAHIEQDPESGLYIGIVPSIQGAHTQAKSLDELQANLKEVVELCLEEMSDDDIKALPAFVGLQSFSIAV is encoded by the coding sequence ATGCGCAACATTCAATTCACCGCCCATATCGAGCAGGACCCAGAAAGTGGCTTGTACATCGGCATTGTACCGAGCATCCAGGGGGCACATACGCAGGCAAAAAGCCTTGACGAACTTCAGGCAAACCTGAAGGAGGTGGTCGAGCTTTGCCTGGAAGAAATGAGCGACGACGACATCAAGGCACTTCCTGCGTTCGTTGGTCTGCAATCCTTCTCAATAGCGGTATGA
- a CDS encoding biotin/lipoyl-binding protein, which yields MCAKRYATVNSVAKPLELERATPSAPWTLTGEQAPDLTQTGPGMFSVVYKGRSHSVLVLKQDQDTGTVRMRIGAHCHTVRLEDDRSRLMQLLGIDRSARAMVRELKAPMPGLVLKMLVKEGDTVKKNDPLLVLEAMKMENVIKSAGDAVVKKIHAVERTAVEKGQILLSFE from the coding sequence ATGTGTGCAAAACGCTACGCCACGGTCAATTCAGTCGCCAAGCCATTGGAGCTTGAGCGAGCCACACCAAGTGCACCTTGGACACTTACCGGCGAGCAGGCCCCGGACCTTACCCAGACCGGTCCCGGTATGTTCAGCGTGGTGTACAAGGGGCGTTCGCACAGCGTATTGGTGTTGAAGCAGGACCAGGACACCGGCACGGTGCGGATGCGCATCGGCGCCCATTGCCATACGGTACGCTTGGAAGATGACCGGTCCCGGCTGATGCAACTACTGGGCATCGACCGGAGCGCGCGTGCGATGGTGCGCGAATTGAAAGCCCCCATGCCCGGCTTAGTGCTGAAGATGCTGGTGAAAGAGGGCGATACGGTGAAGAAGAACGACCCCTTGCTGGTGCTGGAGGCCATGAAGATGGAGAACGTGATCAAGAGCGCCGGGGATGCCGTCGTCAAAAAGATACACGCCGTGGAGCGCACCGCCGTGGAAAAGGGACAGATCCTGCTCAGCTTTGAATGA
- a CDS encoding bifunctional hydroxymethylpyrimidine kinase/phosphomethylpyrimidine kinase yields the protein MKLVTVGTVAFDNIETPFGRADKVVGGAATYISLAASFFLKDQGIVSVVGEDFPVEMMEKMRARGIDQAGLEVLKGKESFFWSGKYHYDMNTRDTLETRLNVLLDLDPELNDAYKATEYLMLGNLDPKVQAKVLDQVDAPALVVMDTMNFWMDSAMDQLKEVIKRVDILTINDSEARQLSGEHSLVKAAKVIMGMGPKHLVVKKGEHGALLFNKNNVFFAPALPLDEVVDPTGAGDTFAGGFIGYLARSGDHSFNNMKRAIIVGSAMASFCCEKFGVERLLELTQEEIDLRIQQFVDLVDFDIKLVEG from the coding sequence ATGAAGCTCGTCACCGTTGGAACCGTCGCTTTCGACAACATTGAAACCCCGTTCGGCAGGGCCGACAAAGTGGTCGGCGGCGCCGCCACGTATATCTCGTTGGCCGCTTCGTTCTTCTTGAAGGACCAGGGCATCGTGAGCGTGGTGGGCGAGGATTTCCCCGTGGAGATGATGGAGAAAATGCGCGCACGAGGCATCGATCAGGCCGGGCTGGAAGTGCTGAAAGGCAAGGAGAGCTTCTTCTGGAGCGGCAAGTACCACTACGACATGAACACGCGCGATACGTTGGAGACGCGCCTCAACGTGTTACTGGACCTGGACCCGGAATTGAACGATGCGTACAAGGCCACCGAATACTTGATGCTCGGCAACCTGGACCCCAAAGTGCAGGCGAAGGTGCTGGACCAGGTGGATGCACCCGCGCTTGTGGTGATGGATACGATGAACTTCTGGATGGACAGCGCGATGGACCAGCTCAAGGAGGTCATCAAGCGGGTGGATATCCTCACCATCAACGATTCCGAGGCCCGGCAGTTGAGCGGCGAGCACAGCCTGGTGAAGGCCGCCAAGGTGATCATGGGCATGGGCCCGAAACACCTCGTAGTGAAGAAGGGCGAACACGGAGCGTTGCTCTTCAATAAGAACAATGTCTTCTTCGCACCGGCATTGCCGCTCGATGAGGTCGTTGACCCGACCGGTGCGGGGGACACCTTCGCTGGCGGCTTCATCGGCTACCTCGCCCGCAGCGGCGACCACAGCTTCAACAACATGAAGCGCGCCATCATCGTGGGCTCGGCCATGGCGTCCTTCTGCTGCGAGAAATTCGGCGTGGAGCGCCTGCTGGAACTCACCCAGGAAGAGATCGACCTGCGCATTCAGCAGTTCGTGGACCTCGTGGATTTCGACATTAAGCTCGTGGAAGGCTAA
- a CDS encoding aminotransferase class III-fold pyridoxal phosphate-dependent enzyme — translation MSTQTKTNPADILKENLEHTIFSWNKQSGLNPLNIERAKGIYLQTRDGRKIIDFSSQLMNVNIGHGHPKVAEAVAKQMAEVSYVYPGMITEARGKLGKTLSEITPGTLNRTFFTNGGADAIENAIKLARLYTGRHKIITLYRSYHGATYGALSAGGDPRGLPYDSQGVPNIIHVENPYFYRCPWNSKTPEECTERALANMERVVKFEGPEHIAAILMEGESGSSGCIKYPPGYWKGVKAIADKYGILTICDEVMSGFGRTGKWFGIDHHGVVPDILCMAKGLTSGYIPLGGIIVREEIVKHFADKPLPIGLTYSAHAVACAAANAVIDVYKDENLIDNAARMGQYMEKRVAELTQKHPSIGDFRNTGLLGCIELVKNRGTKEPMAPWNAGPNDMAVMNKVAAKVAELGMFTFVRWNWIFIAPPLIIDEAGIDEGLEIISKAIKIADEACV, via the coding sequence ATGAGCACCCAGACCAAGACCAATCCCGCCGATATCCTCAAGGAGAACCTCGAGCACACCATCTTCTCGTGGAACAAACAAAGTGGCCTGAACCCGCTCAATATCGAGCGCGCCAAAGGCATCTACCTGCAAACCCGCGATGGCCGGAAGATCATCGACTTCAGCTCGCAGCTGATGAACGTGAACATCGGTCATGGGCACCCGAAAGTGGCGGAGGCCGTGGCCAAGCAGATGGCCGAGGTGAGCTACGTCTACCCTGGCATGATCACCGAGGCGCGCGGCAAGCTGGGCAAGACGCTCAGTGAGATCACTCCGGGCACGCTCAACCGCACTTTCTTCACCAACGGTGGCGCGGATGCGATCGAGAACGCGATCAAGCTCGCCCGTTTGTACACCGGCAGGCATAAGATCATCACGCTCTATCGCAGTTACCACGGTGCCACTTACGGCGCGCTTTCCGCAGGCGGTGACCCGCGCGGCTTGCCCTATGACAGCCAAGGCGTGCCGAACATCATCCATGTGGAGAACCCGTATTTCTACCGCTGCCCATGGAACAGTAAGACGCCGGAGGAATGCACCGAGCGCGCGCTGGCGAACATGGAGCGTGTGGTGAAGTTCGAAGGACCGGAACACATCGCTGCGATCCTGATGGAGGGCGAAAGCGGCTCCAGCGGCTGTATCAAATATCCTCCCGGCTACTGGAAAGGCGTGAAGGCCATCGCGGACAAATATGGCATCCTCACCATCTGCGACGAGGTGATGAGCGGCTTCGGGCGCACCGGAAAATGGTTCGGTATCGACCACCACGGCGTGGTGCCGGACATCCTGTGCATGGCGAAGGGCCTTACCAGCGGCTACATCCCGTTGGGCGGCATCATCGTGCGCGAGGAGATCGTGAAGCATTTTGCGGACAAGCCGCTGCCTATCGGCCTGACGTACAGTGCACACGCCGTGGCCTGCGCGGCCGCCAACGCCGTGATCGATGTCTACAAGGATGAGAACCTGATCGACAACGCTGCGCGCATGGGCCAATACATGGAGAAGCGCGTGGCTGAGCTGACGCAAAAACACCCGAGCATCGGCGACTTCCGCAACACCGGACTGTTGGGCTGTATCGAACTGGTGAAGAACCGCGGGACCAAGGAGCCGATGGCTCCCTGGAACGCAGGGCCCAACGACATGGCCGTGATGAACAAGGTGGCCGCCAAGGTCGCGGAGCTGGGCATGTTCACTTTCGTCCGTTGGAACTGGATCTTCATCGCTCCGCCACTGATCATTGATGAAGCGGGGATCGACGAGGGTCTGGAGATCATCTCGAAAGCGATCAAGATCGCGGATGAAGCTTGTGTTTGA
- a CDS encoding CoA-acylating methylmalonate-semialdehyde dehydrogenase, with product MATATLKYKTENYIAGKPGANGQKQMDVHSPLDGSVISTVPLSTAKDLDVAVKAAEAAFPAWSAMPIKERSQIFFKYRELLLKNREELARLVHEENGKTMDESYAEVDKSAELTEFACSLPQLVQGELLEVSKGVECRIERKPLGVVVSISPFNFPNMVPHWTIPNALMLGNTMILKPSELVPISGVRIAELLKEAGLPDGVFNVVNGDREIVEAICDHPGIKAVSFVGSTKVAKIVYVRASASLKRAVCLGGAKNHLIVLPDAHVEMTASNVVASMSGCAGQRCMAAAQMVGVGAVDRIVDQMLVEAKKLIPGKTLGPVISKAAFERITGYIAEAEKAGAKILLDGRDPTVEGGAKDGYYLGPTIIDHVTLDMRIAKEEVFGPVITIIRTKDLDAAIAIENANPYGNAAAVFTQSGGQARQVMERASAGMIGVNIGVPVPREPFSFGGWNDSKFGTCDITGKSSIEFWTQLKKTTTKWNPEGKVNWMS from the coding sequence ATGGCCACAGCAACATTGAAATACAAGACAGAGAACTACATCGCCGGGAAGCCCGGTGCCAACGGCCAAAAGCAAATGGACGTGCATTCACCGCTGGACGGCAGCGTGATCAGCACCGTGCCGCTCAGCACCGCCAAAGACCTTGATGTCGCCGTGAAAGCCGCCGAGGCCGCATTCCCCGCATGGAGCGCTATGCCGATCAAGGAGCGTTCACAGATCTTCTTCAAATACCGCGAGTTGCTGCTGAAGAACCGCGAAGAACTGGCCCGACTGGTGCACGAGGAAAACGGCAAGACGATGGACGAGTCCTACGCCGAAGTGGACAAGAGCGCAGAGCTGACCGAGTTCGCGTGCAGCCTGCCGCAGCTCGTGCAGGGCGAACTGCTGGAGGTGAGCAAAGGCGTGGAGTGCCGCATCGAGCGGAAGCCGCTCGGCGTGGTGGTGAGCATTTCGCCGTTCAACTTCCCCAACATGGTGCCGCACTGGACCATCCCCAACGCGCTGATGCTGGGCAATACCATGATCCTGAAGCCGAGCGAGCTGGTACCGATCAGCGGTGTGCGCATCGCGGAACTGCTGAAGGAGGCCGGCCTGCCCGATGGCGTCTTCAACGTCGTCAACGGTGATCGCGAGATCGTGGAGGCCATCTGTGACCATCCCGGTATCAAGGCCGTGAGCTTCGTGGGCAGCACCAAGGTGGCCAAGATCGTCTACGTCCGCGCCAGCGCCTCGTTGAAACGCGCGGTATGTCTCGGCGGAGCGAAGAACCACCTGATCGTATTACCGGACGCGCATGTGGAGATGACCGCCAGCAACGTGGTGGCCAGCATGAGCGGTTGCGCCGGACAGCGCTGTATGGCCGCCGCACAGATGGTCGGCGTCGGCGCTGTGGACCGCATCGTGGACCAGATGCTGGTGGAAGCGAAGAAGCTGATCCCGGGGAAGACCCTCGGACCGGTGATCAGCAAGGCAGCTTTTGAGCGCATTACGGGGTATATCGCCGAGGCTGAAAAGGCCGGTGCGAAGATCCTTCTCGATGGCCGCGATCCGACAGTGGAAGGTGGCGCCAAGGACGGCTACTACCTCGGCCCTACCATCATCGACCACGTGACGCTCGACATGCGCATTGCGAAGGAAGAGGTCTTCGGCCCGGTGATCACCATCATCCGCACGAAAGACCTTGATGCGGCGATCGCCATCGAGAACGCGAATCCGTATGGCAACGCGGCGGCGGTCTTCACGCAAAGTGGAGGGCAAGCGCGGCAAGTGATGGAACGCGCCAGCGCCGGCATGATCGGTGTGAACATCGGCGTGCCCGTGCCCCGCGAGCCGTTCAGCTTCGGCGGCTGGAACGACAGCAAGTTCGGCACCTGCGACATCACCGGGAAGAGCAGCATCGAGTTCTGGACACAGCTGAAGAAGACCACCACGAAGTGGAATCCGGAAGGGAAGGTGAACTGGATGAGCTGA